Proteins encoded together in one Salvelinus namaycush isolate Seneca chromosome 26, SaNama_1.0, whole genome shotgun sequence window:
- the LOC120021238 gene encoding actin-related protein 2/3 complex subunit 3-B-like, with product MPAYHSGLMDGDTKMVGNMAMLPLKTQFKGPAAKETKDSDIIEEAIYYFKANVFFKNYEIKNEADRTLIYVTLYISECLKKLQKCSSRGQGEKEMYTLGITNFPIPGEPGFPLNAMYAKPSNKQEEETMRAYLQQIRQETGLRLCDRVFDPQTDKPSKWWVCFVKKQFMNKSLSAPGQ from the exons ATGCCG GCGTATCACTCTGGCTTGATGGATGGGGACACCAAGATGGTGGGGAACATGGCTATGCTGCCACTAAAAACCCAATTCAAGGGCCCTGCAGCGAAAGAGA CCAAAGATTCAGACATCATTGAGGAGGCCATCTACTATTTCAAAGCTAATGTGTTCTTTAAGAATTATGAAATCAAG AATGAGGCAGACAGGACACTGATCTACGTCACCCTGTACATTTCTGAATGCCTGAAGAAGCTACAGAAG TGCAGCTCCAGGGgtcagggagagaaggagatgtaCACCCTGGGCATCACCAACTTCCCCATCCCTGGAGAACCTGGTTTCCCTCTCAACGCCATGTATGCAAAGCCCAGCAACAAGCAGGAAGAAG AGACCATGAGGGCGTACCTGCAGCAGATCCGCCAGGAGACAGGGCTGAGGCTGTGTGACCGTGTGTTTGACCCCCAGACAGATAAACCCAGCAAG TGGTGGGTGTGCTTTGTTAAGAAACAGTTCATGAACAAAAGCCTGTCAGCTCCTGGACAGTAG
- the LOC120021708 gene encoding LOW QUALITY PROTEIN: GPN-loop GTPase 3-like (The sequence of the model RefSeq protein was modified relative to this genomic sequence to represent the inferred CDS: inserted 2 bases in 1 codon) — MPRYAQLVMGPAGSGKSTYCSTLIQHAEAINRSVQVVNLDPAAEHFDYPVMADIRELIMVDDVMEDESLRFGPNGGLVFCMEYFANNFDWLEEXVGHVEDDYILFDCPGQIELYTHLPVMRQLVEQLQQWEFRVCGVFLVDSQFMVETFKFISGIMAALSAMVSLEIPTVNIMTKMDLLSPKAKKEIEKYLDPDMYSMMEDNSVTIRSKKFKKLTKAICGLIDDYSMVRFLPFDRTDEEGINIVLQHIDFSIQYGEDLEFKEPKEPDEEPDNTNYDDFFQDKED, encoded by the exons GTTATGCTCAACTGGTGATGGGCCCCGCGGGAAGTGGAAAG AGTACCTACTGCTCTACACTGATCCAGCATGCAGAAGCCATAAACCGCTCAGTACAGGTGGTCAACCTAGACCCAGCCGCTGAACACTTTGATTACCCAGTCATGGCAG ATATCCGGGAGCTCATCATGGTGGATGACGTGATGGAGGATGAGTCACTGAGGTTTGGCCCAAATGGAGGGCTGGTGTTCTGCATGGAGTACTTTGCCAACAACTTTGACTGGCTGGAGGA AGTGGGTCACGTGGAGGACGACTACATACTGTTTGACTGTCCTG GTCAAATAGAGCTCTACACACACCTCCCTGTGATGAGGCAGCTGGTAGAGCAGCTCCAGCAATGGGAATTCCGTGTCTGTGGCGTCTTCCTGGTGGACTCACAGTTCATGGTGGAGACCTTCAAG TTCATCTCTGGTATCATGGCTGCGTTGAGTGCCATGGTGTCCTTGGAGATCCCAACAGTCAACATCATGACCAAAATGGACCTGCTCAGTCCCAAGGCCAAGAAGGAAATTGAAAA GTACCTGGACCCTGACATGTACTCAATGATGGAGGACAACTCTGTCACCATTAGGAGCAAGAAGTTCAAGAAGCTGACCAAAGCCATCTGTGGTTTG ATTGATGACTACAGCATGGTGAGATTCTTGCCTTTTGATCGCACAGACGAGGAAGGCATCAACATAGTGCTTCAGCACATCGACTTTTCCATACAGTACGGAGAAGACTTGGAGTTCAAAGAGCCAaag GAGCCTGACGAGGAGCCAGACAACACAAATTATGATGATTTCTTCCAGGACAAAGAGGACTGA
- the LOC120021239 gene encoding ubiquitin-conjugating enzyme E2 G1-like translates to MTDQSSLLLRKQLAELNKNPVEGFSAGLIDDDNIHQWEVVVIGPQDTLFEGGFFKAYLTFPHDYPHRPPKMKFITEIWHPNVAKNGDVCISILHEPGEDKFGYEKPEERWLPIHTVETIMISVISMLADPNGDSPANVDAAKEWREDPCGEFKRKVARCVRKSQEMAFD, encoded by the exons ATGACCGATCAATCATCACTGTTGCTTCGAAAACAACTGGCAG AGCTCAACAAGAACCCTGTGGAGGGATTTTCTGCCGGTCTCATAGACGATGATAACATCCATCAGTGGGAGGTGGTTGTTATTGGCCCTCAAGATACATTATT CGAGGGTGGTTTCTTTAAAGCCTACTTGACCTTTCCCCATGACTACCCACATAGGCCTCCAAAGATGAAGTTCATCACAGAAATATGGCATCCCAATG TTGCAAAGAATGGTGACGTGTGTATCTCCATCCTGCACGAGCCCGGAGAGGACAAGTTTGGCTATGAGAAGCCTGAGGAGCGCTGGCTGCCCATTCACACTGTAGAGACCATCATGATCAGTGTCATCTCCATGCTGGCCGACCCGAACGGCGACTCACCCGCCAATGTGGACGCAGCC AAAGAATGGAGAGAGGATCCTTGTGGAGAGTTCAAGAGGAAGGTGGCTCGCTGTGTACGAAAGAGTCAGGAGATGGCGTTTGACTAG